The genomic window CCGCCTGCAACAACGCTACGTACCGCTGCGCCGGGCTGGCGTGTGCGTGCCCGGTGGCGCGGCCGCCTACCCCTCGACCGTGCTGATGACGGTGATCCCGGCTCAGGTTGCCGGCGTGGAAGAAATCGCGGTCGTCGCTCCGCCAACACCTTTTGGCGCCTACAACCAAGACATGCTGGCGACGTGTCATGAACTGGGCGTTACCGAGGTCTACCGCATGGGAGGCGCCCAAGCCGTCGCGGCGATGGCTTACGGCTGCGACGCGGTGCCCGCGGTCGACAAAATTGTGGGCCCCGGAAATCTGTTTGTGGCCCTGGCCAAAAAACACGTCTACGGCACGGTCGATATCGATTCGATCGCCGGCCCCAGCGAAGTGATTGTGATCGCCGACGAAACGGCGCGAGCCGATTTCATTGCCGCCGACCTGCTGGCCCAAGCCGAACACTCCCCGGGCTCGGCGATCCTGATCACCTGGCACCAGCCGCTGTTAGACGCCGTCCGTCAACAGCTCGATCGCCAAGTCGCGGAACTGGAGCGAGCCGAATTGACGATCGACTCGCTGGAATCCTTTGCCGCCTTGATTCGCGTCCGCGATCCGCAGCAGGCCTGTGAGCTGACCGATCAATTCGCGCCGGAACACCTGCATATCCAAACCGCCAATCCTCGCGACTTGATCGCCAACATCCGCAACAGTGGGGCCGCGTTTCTGGGGCACTACACGCCTGTGGCACTGGGCGACTATGCGGCCGGCCCCAGCCATGTACTGCCGACCGGTGGCACAGCGAAATGGGCAGCGGGATTGTCCGCCAATGATTTTCTCCGCAGCGGCAGCGTGATCGAATTCAGCGAATCGGCGCTCGAGCAGATCGGCCCCGATGTCGAACGGCTGGCGGAAAAAGAAGGGCTTACCGCGCACGCCGCAAGCGTGTCCATTCGTCGGTCCCAATAATTCGTCGATCTCCACCGCTCGCCTTCCCATCACGACTCTTCAAGCAAAGCCATCCAGGGATGCCCAGCTCCAATCCATTCCGTCCAGCGCTCGCCAAGATGCAGCCCTATGTTCCCGGTGAACAACCGCAGGGCGGCAAATTCATCAAGCTGAACACGAACGAAAACCCGTACCCCGCCCCGGCCGCGGTGACCGACGCGATCACGGCCGCCGCCGCGGCCGGCCTGCAACGTTACCCGGACCCCACGGCCAGTTCGTTTCGACGACAGGCGGCCGAAGTGCTGGGCTTGCCGGGCCCCGAATGGATCCTGGCCGGCAACGGCAGCGATGAAATTTTGACGATCCTGGTGCGGGCCATCGTGGGAGAAGGACAGCGGCTGCGACTGCCGTACCCGAGCTATATCCTGTATCGCACGTTGGCCGACATTCAGGGTGCCGTTTGGGAACAAACGGCCTTCGAATCCGATTGGAAATTGCCAGCCGCCTTTGGCGAAGGGGACGAAGATCTACGGCTGGCGTTCTTGCCGAACCCCAACAGCCCCAGTGGCACGGTGTTGCCGCCTGAAGAAGTGTTGTCGCTGGCCGAGCGACTGCCGTGCCCGTTGGTGGTCGACGAGGCCTACGCGGACTTTGCCGATTCGCACTGTTTGGATTTGGTGCGGCAAAGCGACCAGGTATTCGTCACTCGCACGCTGAGCAAATCGTACGCGCTGGCTGGATTGCGGTTTGGGTTCGTCGTCGCCCAGCCGCAGTTGATCGCCGAACTGCAAAAGATCAAAGACAGTTACAACTGTGATACGCTGTCAATCGCCGCGGCCACCGCCGCCATCGCCAGCACGGATTGGTTGGCCGACAACGTGGCCAAGATCAAAGCCACACGCAGCCGGATGCAGGACCGCCTGACTGAACTGGGCTTCAACGTGACGCCCTCACAAGCCAATTTTGTTTGGTGTCAGCATCCGCATAAATCGCACAAAGA from Roseimaritima ulvae includes these protein-coding regions:
- the hisD gene encoding histidinol dehydrogenase, which encodes MSAAPTPRRSLNIPVVDASVEGASTVLDELRQKLSPQGDVVSPRGRALTEKVFGEPLSPVAVVQRICRDVASEGTEALLRYGRQLDNADLTPDQLRVPAADLQQAHRDADPELLATVRRIRDNVRQFQTAILHQNVQIQPAEGIRLQQRYVPLRRAGVCVPGGAAAYPSTVLMTVIPAQVAGVEEIAVVAPPTPFGAYNQDMLATCHELGVTEVYRMGGAQAVAAMAYGCDAVPAVDKIVGPGNLFVALAKKHVYGTVDIDSIAGPSEVIVIADETARADFIAADLLAQAEHSPGSAILITWHQPLLDAVRQQLDRQVAELERAELTIDSLESFAALIRVRDPQQACELTDQFAPEHLHIQTANPRDLIANIRNSGAAFLGHYTPVALGDYAAGPSHVLPTGGTAKWAAGLSANDFLRSGSVIEFSESALEQIGPDVERLAEKEGLTAHAASVSIRRSQ
- the hisC gene encoding histidinol-phosphate transaminase — translated: MPSSNPFRPALAKMQPYVPGEQPQGGKFIKLNTNENPYPAPAAVTDAITAAAAAGLQRYPDPTASSFRRQAAEVLGLPGPEWILAGNGSDEILTILVRAIVGEGQRLRLPYPSYILYRTLADIQGAVWEQTAFESDWKLPAAFGEGDEDLRLAFLPNPNSPSGTVLPPEEVLSLAERLPCPLVVDEAYADFADSHCLDLVRQSDQVFVTRTLSKSYALAGLRFGFVVAQPQLIAELQKIKDSYNCDTLSIAAATAAIASTDWLADNVAKIKATRSRMQDRLTELGFNVTPSQANFVWCQHPHKSHKELYEQLKRSQILVRYMNFPQWGDGLRISVGTDDQADACLLMLSQLL